One Polaribacter sp. SA4-12 genomic window carries:
- a CDS encoding DUF3108 domain-containing protein, giving the protein MNKYILLFFTFFFLTTTNSQEKSVAFKSGESLRYKMSYSGFLRAGTAVLEVKEKELNGKKVFHTKGSGWTSGMIKWFFQVDDKYESYFDKDTVRPYLFKRKIDEGGYKKHRITSFNHLSNKAYTQDFTLQKDTSVAFFNVQDMLSSFYYLRNRDVKNMKKGEEIAIDMFMDSQVYPFKLRFLGREVLKTKFGKVKTMIFRPMVQSGRVFKAQESVTLWITDDANKIPIKMKANLSVGSLRAELEHYKGLANPFVKN; this is encoded by the coding sequence ATGAATAAGTATATCCTATTATTTTTTACGTTTTTTTTCTTGACAACTACTAATAGTCAAGAAAAATCAGTCGCCTTTAAAAGTGGTGAGTCGCTGCGTTATAAAATGAGCTACAGTGGATTTCTAAGAGCTGGAACAGCAGTTTTAGAAGTTAAAGAAAAAGAATTAAATGGTAAAAAAGTATTTCATACAAAAGGTTCTGGTTGGACTTCTGGTATGATTAAATGGTTTTTTCAAGTAGATGATAAATATGAATCTTATTTTGATAAAGATACCGTTAGGCCTTATCTTTTTAAAAGAAAGATTGATGAAGGTGGTTATAAAAAACATAGAATAACTTCATTTAACCATCTTTCAAATAAAGCTTATACACAAGATTTTACTTTACAAAAAGATACTTCCGTAGCGTTTTTTAATGTGCAAGACATGCTTTCTTCTTTTTATTATTTAAGAAATAGAGATGTAAAAAACATGAAAAAAGGAGAAGAAATTGCAATTGATATGTTTATGGATTCTCAAGTATACCCTTTTAAGTTACGTTTTTTAGGAAGAGAAGTTTTAAAAACAAAATTCGGAAAAGTAAAAACAATGATTTTTAGACCTATGGTTCAATCTGGTAGAGTTTTTAAAGCACAAGAAAGTGTTACACTGTGGATTACTGATGATGCAAATAAAATACCAATTAAAATGAAAGCAAATTTATCTGTTGGTTCTCTTAGAGCAGAGTTAGAACATTACAAAGGTTTAGCAAATCCATTTGTTAAAAACTAA
- a CDS encoding tryptophan 2,3-dioxygenase family protein, producing MERDEILKAIEEKYDKLGVPVDAMLEGLLHSTPITYWDYIQTDALLGLQTPRTTQPDEMVFIMYHQVNELLFKMILWEIDQVAKTTEVTAAKFSMHLGRISRYFDMLCSSFTVMADGMEREQYLKFRNTLTPASGFQSAQYRKIEFASTELINLIDVRFRDSIDRSSSFKNAYNHLYWQAAGKNYTTGQKSTLLNLFEKKYMGDFIDFMEDYNDINLSLKFKQLPKEVQENKDLIKAMRHYDYTVNVKWVMAHYNAAAKYIGGSDSELKATGGSNWRKYMHPKYQRRIFYPYLWSEEELKNWGTF from the coding sequence ATGGAAAGAGACGAAATTTTAAAAGCAATAGAAGAAAAGTACGATAAGTTAGGTGTTCCAGTAGATGCTATGTTGGAAGGTTTACTTCATAGTACACCAATTACGTATTGGGATTATATTCAAACAGATGCTTTGTTAGGTTTACAAACTCCAAGAACAACACAACCAGATGAAATGGTTTTTATCATGTATCATCAGGTTAATGAGTTGTTATTTAAAATGATTTTGTGGGAAATTGATCAAGTTGCAAAAACAACTGAAGTTACTGCAGCTAAATTTTCGATGCATTTAGGTAGAATTAGCCGATATTTTGATATGTTATGCAGTTCTTTTACTGTGATGGCAGATGGAATGGAACGTGAACAATATTTAAAATTCAGAAATACATTAACGCCTGCAAGTGGTTTTCAAAGTGCTCAATACAGAAAAATTGAATTTGCTTCCACAGAATTGATTAATTTAATTGATGTTCGTTTTAGAGATTCTATAGATAGAAGTTCATCATTTAAAAATGCCTATAATCATTTGTATTGGCAAGCTGCAGGTAAAAATTATACAACTGGGCAAAAATCAACTTTATTAAATCTTTTTGAGAAAAAATATATGGGAGATTTTATCGATTTTATGGAAGATTATAATGATATTAATTTATCTCTAAAATTTAAACAACTTCCAAAAGAAGTACAAGAAAATAAAGATTTAATCAAAGCAATGCGTCATTACGATTATACTGTAAATGTAAAGTGGGTAATGGCTCATTACAATGCAGCTGCAAAATATATTGGTGGTAGTGATTCAGAATTAAAAGCTACAGGTGGTAGTAATTGGCGTAAATACATGCATCCAAAATATCAAAGAAGAATTTTTTATCCATATTTATGGAGTGAAGAAGAATTAAAAAACTGGGGAACATTTTAA
- the hppD gene encoding 4-hydroxyphenylpyruvate dioxygenase translates to MAHDLKSVNYGLEKIFEGAQDFLPLLGTDYVEFYVGNAKQAAHFYKTAFGFQSYAYKGLETGSKDVVSYVLTQDKIKLVLTTPLNSKSPINDHIVKHGDGVKVIALWVEDARKAYEETTSRGAKSYMEPRVETDEHGEVVRAGIYTYGETVHMFVERKNYKGTFLPGFQKWESDYNPPIAGLKYIDHMVGNVGWNQMDVWVKWYEDVMGFENFLSFDDKQIHTDYSALMSKVMSNGNGRIKFPINEPAEGKKRSQIEEYLDFYEGAGVQHIAVATDDIIATVTQLRYSGVEFLSTPPEEYYNAVPGRLEEYSHELREDIENLKELGIMIDADEEGYLLQIFTKPVEDRPTLFFEIIQRMGAKGFGAGNFKALFESIEREQAKRGTL, encoded by the coding sequence ATGGCACACGATTTAAAATCAGTAAACTACGGTTTAGAAAAAATATTTGAAGGAGCACAAGATTTCCTTCCATTGTTAGGTACAGATTATGTAGAGTTTTACGTTGGTAACGCAAAACAAGCAGCACACTTTTACAAAACAGCATTTGGTTTTCAATCATATGCTTATAAAGGATTAGAAACAGGGTCTAAAGATGTTGTGAGTTATGTACTAACGCAAGATAAAATTAAATTAGTTTTAACAACTCCATTAAACAGTAAATCACCAATAAACGACCATATCGTAAAACATGGCGATGGTGTAAAAGTAATTGCGCTTTGGGTAGAAGATGCTAGAAAAGCCTATGAAGAAACAACTTCTAGAGGAGCAAAATCTTACATGGAGCCAAGAGTTGAAACTGATGAACATGGAGAAGTTGTAAGAGCAGGAATTTATACATATGGAGAAACTGTGCATATGTTTGTAGAGCGTAAAAATTACAAAGGAACATTTTTACCAGGTTTTCAAAAATGGGAATCAGATTACAATCCACCAATTGCAGGTTTAAAATACATAGATCACATGGTTGGTAATGTGGGGTGGAATCAAATGGATGTTTGGGTAAAATGGTATGAAGATGTTATGGGGTTTGAAAACTTTCTATCTTTCGATGACAAGCAGATTCATACAGATTATTCAGCTTTAATGAGTAAAGTAATGTCTAATGGAAATGGGAGAATTAAGTTTCCGATAAATGAACCAGCAGAAGGGAAAAAACGTTCTCAAATAGAAGAATATTTAGATTTTTATGAAGGAGCAGGTGTGCAACACATTGCAGTTGCAACAGATGATATTATTGCAACTGTAACTCAATTACGTTATAGTGGAGTAGAATTTTTATCAACACCACCAGAAGAATATTACAACGCAGTTCCTGGAAGATTAGAAGAATATAGTCATGAATTAAGAGAAGATATCGAAAACTTAAAAGAGTTAGGTATTATGATTGATGCTGATGAAGAAGGGTATTTACTACAAATTTTCACAAAACCAGTAGAAGACAGACCAACTTTGTTTTTCGAAATCATTCAAAGAATGGGCGCAAAAGGTTTTGGAGCTGGGAATTTTAAGGCATTATTTGAATCTATAGAAAGAGAACAAGCAAAAAGAGGAACATTATAA
- a CDS encoding homogentisate 1,2-dioxygenase produces the protein MPFYHKLGKIPPKRHTQFRKKDGSLYYEQLFGTIGFDGMSTNSYHEHRPTMVKHIGKQYSVKPKIAKANNIQSYRFRGFQVPPENDYLESRKIVLTNSDCNIILSAPKKSTTDYFYKNTDADEVIFIHKGTGKLRTHLGNINFKYGDYLVIPRGIIYKLDFDDENNRLFIVESYSPVYTPKRYRNYFGQLLEHSPFCERDLRRPEELETHNELGDFLIKVKKQGEIIEMIYASHPFDVVGYDGYNFPYAFSIHDFEPITGRIHQPPPVHQTFETNTFVICSFVPRLYDYHPNAIPAPYNHSNIDSDEVLYYVAGDFMSRNDIDQGHISLHPAGIPHGPHPGTAEKSIGKTKTEELAVMVDTFKPLQVTEEAMKIADEAYYKSWLE, from the coding sequence ATGCCTTTTTATCATAAATTAGGAAAAATTCCACCTAAAAGACACACGCAGTTTCGTAAAAAAGACGGGAGTTTATATTACGAACAACTTTTTGGTACAATTGGTTTCGACGGAATGTCTACCAATTCGTATCACGAACACAGACCAACAATGGTAAAACATATTGGAAAACAATATTCTGTGAAACCAAAAATAGCGAAAGCAAATAACATTCAATCATACAGGTTTAGAGGATTTCAAGTTCCGCCAGAAAACGATTATTTAGAAAGTAGAAAAATCGTTTTAACAAATTCTGATTGTAATATTATTTTATCAGCACCAAAAAAATCTACCACAGATTATTTTTATAAAAATACAGATGCAGATGAAGTTATTTTTATTCATAAAGGAACCGGAAAATTAAGAACGCATCTAGGGAATATCAACTTTAAATACGGAGATTATTTAGTAATTCCTCGTGGAATTATTTACAAACTAGACTTCGATGATGAAAACAACAGACTTTTTATCGTAGAATCCTATTCGCCAGTGTATACTCCAAAAAGATACAGAAACTATTTTGGTCAATTATTAGAACATTCACCATTTTGCGAACGAGATTTACGAAGACCAGAAGAACTAGAAACACATAATGAATTAGGAGATTTCTTAATCAAAGTAAAAAAACAAGGCGAAATTATAGAAATGATTTACGCTTCACATCCTTTTGATGTTGTTGGTTACGATGGTTATAATTTTCCTTATGCATTTTCAATACACGATTTTGAGCCAATTACTGGGCGAATTCATCAGCCGCCACCAGTGCATCAAACTTTTGAAACAAATACGTTTGTAATTTGCAGTTTTGTGCCGCGTTTGTACGACTATCATCCAAACGCAATTCCAGCGCCATACAACCACAGTAACATCGATTCAGACGAGGTTTTATATTATGTAGCTGGCGATTTTATGAGCAGAAACGATATCGATCAAGGTCATATTTCTTTGCATCCAGCAGGAATTCCTCATGGTCCACATCCAGGAACAGCAGAAAAAAGTATTGGCAAAACAAAAACCGAAGAATTAGCAGTTATGGTAGATACTTTTAAGCCTTTACAAGTTACAGAAGAAGCTATGAAAATTGCCGATGAAGCGTATTATAAATCTTGGTTGGAGTAA
- a CDS encoding NAD(P)/FAD-dependent oxidoreductase produces MITTDILIIGAGPTGLFTVFEAGLLKLRCHLIDALPQAGGQCSEIYPKKPIYDIPAYPEILAGDLTHKLMEQIKQFEPGFTLGERAETIDKQDDGTFIVTTNKGTEHHAKIVAIAGGLGSFEPRKPPIPNIADFEDKGVEYIIRDPEFYRDKKVVISGGGDSALDWSIFLTDVASSVTLIHRRNEFRGALDSVDKVQELKDAGKITMITPAEVKGIVGTDKVTGVSVVKKGEEPFTVETDHFIPLFGLSPKLGPIANWGLEIEKNAIKVDNSLDYQTNIPGIYAIGDVNTYPGKLKLILCGFHEATLMCQSAYKRIFPDKKYVMKYTTVGGVQGFDGTKKEAPKAVVKKIE; encoded by the coding sequence ATGATTACTACAGATATCTTAATTATTGGTGCAGGACCAACAGGATTGTTTACCGTTTTTGAAGCTGGTTTATTAAAACTACGTTGTCATTTAATAGATGCTTTGCCACAAGCTGGTGGGCAATGTTCAGAAATTTATCCAAAGAAACCTATTTATGATATTCCTGCATATCCAGAAATTTTAGCAGGAGATTTAACGCATAAATTAATGGAACAAATTAAACAATTTGAACCCGGTTTTACTTTAGGAGAACGTGCAGAAACAATAGACAAACAAGATGATGGTACTTTTATTGTAACAACAAATAAAGGAACAGAGCATCACGCAAAAATAGTTGCAATTGCTGGTGGTTTAGGTTCTTTTGAACCAAGAAAACCTCCAATACCAAATATTGCAGATTTTGAAGATAAAGGAGTAGAATACATTATTCGTGATCCAGAATTTTATCGCGATAAAAAAGTAGTTATTTCTGGAGGAGGAGATTCAGCTTTAGATTGGTCAATATTTTTGACAGATGTAGCATCTTCAGTAACTTTAATTCACAGAAGAAACGAATTTAGAGGCGCTTTAGATTCTGTAGATAAAGTACAAGAATTAAAAGATGCAGGTAAAATTACAATGATTACTCCTGCAGAAGTAAAAGGAATTGTTGGTACAGATAAAGTAACAGGTGTTTCTGTTGTTAAAAAAGGAGAAGAACCATTTACCGTTGAAACAGATCATTTTATTCCGTTGTTTGGATTGTCACCAAAACTAGGTCCTATTGCAAATTGGGGATTAGAAATTGAAAAAAATGCTATCAAAGTTGATAATTCATTAGACTATCAAACGAATATTCCTGGTATTTATGCCATTGGAGATGTAAATACATATCCAGGAAAATTAAAGTTGATTTTATGTGGTTTTCACGAAGCAACATTAATGTGTCAAAGTGCTTATAAACGTATTTTTCCAGATAAAAAGTATGTTATGAAATACACTACAGTTGGTGGGGTACAAGGTTTTGATGGAACCAAAAAAGAAGCACCAAAAGCAGTTGTTAAAAAAATTGAATAA
- a CDS encoding NifU family protein: MTEQETLNNVEKALDEIRPFLISDGGNIKLLSIEDDIVKVQLEGACTGCSVNQMTLKNGVEATIKKYAPQIKEVVNIG; the protein is encoded by the coding sequence ATGACAGAACAAGAAACATTAAATAATGTTGAAAAAGCGTTAGATGAAATTCGTCCTTTTTTAATAAGCGATGGAGGAAATATTAAGCTGCTTTCTATAGAGGATGATATCGTAAAAGTGCAGTTAGAAGGTGCTTGTACAGGTTGTTCTGTAAATCAAATGACTTTAAAAAACGGAGTAGAAGCTACTATTAAAAAGTATGCTCCACAAATTAAAGAGGTTGTTAATATAGGGTAA